The Bacteroidota bacterium genome window below encodes:
- a CDS encoding TonB-dependent receptor codes for MRSIFITWLFLLVVAVNSFSQDGFIRGTVFDAANGESLPGVSVVIEGTTIGTITDLDGKFNIKVAPGNCNLSISYISYQAYTIKDILVKSGEVTVVNDIGLQEVTFELSEVVIAAQAVRNNENALLTIKRKSANVVDGISAAGFRKMGDSDAASSMKRVPGISVEGGKYVYVRGLGDRYTKTVLNEIDIPGLDPDRNTLQMDLFPTNVIDNIIVHKSFNAKLPADFTGGIIDIETKDFPEEKKGNVSLNLGYNPSMHFNSNYLTYEGGKTDFLGFDDGTRAIPATSNIPFFSEAVGNPDGPKGQRYREILNDFNPHMAAYKEKSFMDWGFGFSFGNQKPGKRFTFGYNLALSYKNETEYYKDAEFGRYGLSGDKSVYEMEIREFQKGDYGVSNILWSGLAGLAIKTKNSKYRLNLLHLQNGESKAGIFDYRGSDQGSNFYGFQHNLDYSERSLTNLLLDGKHAFPEKRWEVEWKLSPTLSKIQDPDIRFTRYEDRDGKWSIGTEVGFPERLWRDLEEFNMAGIAHITKNFDIMGQGAKVEFGGAYTYKQREFEVRTFALNIRDIPLTGNPDELFFDYNIWPYFDGTTSYVTRGTTFDANFVPTNPNKFNSSVNNIAGYVSFEASLFTKLRAILGVRFENYVQRYTGQNQLGNIVLNDDVVLDNIDFFPAINLIYNLTEKQNLRAGYSKTIARPSFKELSYAEIYDPVSGRTFIGGLFRDADDVRGLEYWDGNLTSTNIHNYDLRWELFFENGQMFSLSAFYKQFIRPIEIVQYATLVGSFQPRNVGDGQVYGAEAEMRLSLGNIAKTLENFSILFNFTYTHSSIKLSSTEYNSRVENARTGENIDKYRVMAGQAPYIVNGGLSYNGGENGFWNGFEAGLYYNVQGQTLQYVGIVDRPDIYTVPFHSLNFNSSKKFGKDNRMQIGLKIDNILNDDKELISKSYKAEDQPFTKLSPGTAFKISFSYSFF; via the coding sequence GTAAAATCAGGAGAGGTTACCGTTGTTAATGATATCGGCCTCCAGGAAGTTACCTTCGAGCTTTCTGAAGTCGTTATTGCTGCTCAGGCCGTTAGAAATAATGAGAATGCCCTCCTTACCATTAAAAGGAAATCCGCAAATGTCGTGGACGGTATTTCCGCCGCAGGATTCCGCAAAATGGGAGACTCCGACGCCGCCTCATCCATGAAACGTGTCCCTGGAATATCGGTAGAAGGAGGAAAATATGTTTACGTTAGAGGCCTCGGCGACCGCTATACCAAAACCGTCCTTAATGAAATCGATATCCCTGGTCTGGACCCCGACAGGAACACTTTACAAATGGACCTGTTTCCAACCAATGTTATAGATAACATCATTGTTCATAAATCTTTCAATGCAAAACTACCCGCCGACTTCACCGGTGGTATTATCGATATTGAAACGAAAGATTTTCCGGAAGAAAAAAAAGGTAATGTTTCATTAAACCTTGGTTATAATCCTTCCATGCACTTCAACAGCAATTATCTGACCTACGAAGGTGGCAAAACCGATTTCCTGGGTTTCGATGATGGGACACGCGCAATTCCCGCAACCAGCAATATTCCCTTCTTTTCCGAAGCCGTTGGTAACCCTGATGGACCGAAAGGGCAACGCTACCGCGAGATCCTCAATGATTTCAACCCGCATATGGCAGCCTATAAAGAAAAGAGTTTCATGGACTGGGGATTTGGATTTTCTTTTGGAAACCAAAAACCAGGCAAAAGATTTACTTTCGGATATAATCTTGCCCTTTCGTACAAAAACGAAACTGAATATTATAAAGATGCCGAATTCGGAAGATACGGCCTTTCCGGAGATAAGAGCGTTTATGAAATGGAAATCCGTGAATTTCAAAAAGGTGATTACGGCGTAAGCAATATCCTTTGGAGCGGACTTGCCGGCTTAGCCATTAAAACCAAAAACTCTAAATATCGCCTGAACCTGCTGCACCTTCAAAACGGGGAATCCAAAGCCGGTATTTTCGATTACCGTGGTTCCGACCAGGGTTCCAATTTCTATGGTTTCCAGCATAACCTCGATTATAGTGAAAGATCTTTAACCAACCTATTGCTCGATGGGAAACATGCTTTTCCCGAAAAAAGATGGGAAGTGGAGTGGAAACTGTCCCCTACCCTATCAAAAATACAGGATCCTGATATCCGTTTTACACGCTATGAGGATAGAGATGGAAAATGGTCTATAGGAACCGAGGTAGGGTTTCCCGAAAGACTTTGGCGTGACCTGGAAGAGTTCAATATGGCCGGTATCGCCCATATAACCAAAAACTTTGATATCATGGGCCAGGGAGCTAAAGTTGAATTTGGTGGTGCGTATACCTATAAACAACGAGAATTCGAGGTTCGTACCTTTGCTCTCAATATTCGGGATATCCCCTTAACCGGAAATCCGGATGAGTTATTCTTCGATTATAATATCTGGCCGTATTTCGATGGAACAACAAGTTATGTCACACGGGGTACAACCTTTGATGCCAACTTTGTTCCGACCAACCCAAATAAATTCAACTCCAGTGTCAATAATATTGCCGGTTATGTTTCTTTCGAAGCTTCACTATTCACTAAACTCCGTGCCATTCTAGGTGTTAGGTTTGAAAACTATGTCCAGCGTTATACCGGTCAGAATCAGTTGGGAAACATTGTGCTAAACGATGATGTAGTACTCGACAATATTGATTTCTTCCCGGCAATCAACCTTATTTACAACCTCACGGAAAAACAAAACCTCCGCGCAGGATATTCAAAAACAATTGCCAGACCTTCATTTAAAGAATTGTCATACGCCGAAATTTACGACCCTGTTAGCGGCAGAACCTTTATTGGAGGTCTTTTTCGCGATGCCGATGATGTAAGGGGTTTAGAGTATTGGGATGGGAATCTGACCAGTACCAATATACACAACTATGATCTGCGATGGGAATTGTTTTTTGAGAATGGCCAGATGTTTTCTCTGAGCGCGTTTTACAAACAATTCATCAGGCCCATTGAGATCGTTCAATATGCAACCCTGGTTGGTTCATTTCAACCCAGAAACGTTGGCGACGGCCAGGTTTACGGAGCCGAAGCAGAAATGAGACTAAGCCTTGGCAATATTGCTAAAACGTTAGAAAATTTCAGTATTCTTTTCAATTTCACCTATACGCATTCCAGCATTAAACTCAGCTCAACGGAATACAATTCCCGGGTTGAAAATGCCCGCACGGGTGAAAATATCGATAAATACCGGGTTATGGCAGGACAAGCCCCATATATTGTTAATGGCGGATTATCCTATAACGGCGGTGAAAATGGATTCTGGAACGGATTTGAGGCAGGCCTGTATTACAACGTCCAGGGACAAACCCTCCAGTACGTGGGTATTGTCGACCGGCCGGATATCTACACCGTTCCTTTCCATAGCTTAAACTTCAATTCATCAAAAAAATTCGGCAAGGACAACAGGATGCAGATCGGATTAAAAATCGATAATATCCTGAACGACGACAAAGAATTGATTTCAAAGTCGTACAAAGCCGAGGATCAACCCTTTACAAAACTATCACCCGGTACGGCTTTTAAAATCAGCTTCTCGTATTCATTCTTTTAA